A window of Pan paniscus chromosome X, NHGRI_mPanPan1-v2.0_pri, whole genome shotgun sequence genomic DNA:
TTAaccttttatatttaggtctctattccattttgagttaatttttgagtATGGtatgcatgtagatatccaattttctcagcactatttgttgaaaagactatctgtcctttccccattgaaatgccttgcacttttgtcaaaagccgattgaccataaatgtaaagGTTTAGTTCTAGATTCTCAATTCTGTACCTTTgatctgtatgtctgtctttatgccagcacAACACTGTATTGAAAACTgagctttgtaataagttttgaaattgagaggTAAAAGTCCTCCAACTTcgttcttcattttcaaaattgttttggataTACTGgatctatttcatttaatttcaggATCAGTATGAAGTCAGAAACTGTGAAGGGTCTGAGATTTCACCCTACTTGCAAACTAACAAATTAGTTTGTGAACAGTTTCACATATATATGCTGACAGAAGATATCAGACCCCTGTGTTAAGGACAGATGGTTTATAACTCATGGCAAAAGCAGCATCCAGAGTACCATCTCACTAGTGCCTAATTCTCCATGCCCCAGTTCTCCACAGGGCAACACAAATGAGAGCCAGATGTTTACCTGCATAAACAATGGGTTTcaccataggaaaaaaaatccccaaattagGAGGCTCTGAAGTTATGTAAGGTTTGCTGGCACATCTGCCCATCCTCCCCTTTAGGAAGGGAGAGATAATGACTTTATCTTTTCTCTTGAATATAAACAAATCTTCACTGGAGAGGGGAGTGGAAGGCCTCTAGGTTTATTATCCTGAAATGTAAGCAAATGTCTACTGGGTATACACAGCTCGAAATCTCTGGCTTCCAAGGCCTTTGCCATTCAAACATGCTCTTTGTTCAGAAGACCTGGACTGTGTGGAGCTGTGAAATATTCATGGAGAATTGTCTCCCAGCAATCAATTTGTcaatttcctcaaaaaaaatctgttggaattttgatagacaTTGTGTTAATCTACAAatcaatttggagagaattgCCATATTACtgagttttccaatccatgatcATGGGATGTCTCTCCAcatatttaggtcttctttaatttccctcatcagtatttttaaattttcagtgtacatgtcttacacttattttgttaaatttattcttaagtgttttattctttttaatacaaTCATAAAtggagttattttttaatttcacttttggaatttttattgCTCATAgtaatacaattgatttttgtatactgacAGTATCTCATCACTTTGCTgaacttattagttctaatagttgtgtgtgtgtgtgtgtgtataaattccttaggattttctacatgaTGATCATGTCATTagcaaataaagacagttttacttttttacaatctacatgttttttaattttttttttttttttgagacagagtcttgctctgttgcccaggctggagtgcagtggcgtgatctcagctcactgcaagctccgcctcccgggttcatgccattctactgcctcagcctcccgagtagctgggactacaggcacccgccaccacacctggctaattttttgcatttttaatagagatggggtttcaccatgttagccaggatggtctcgatctcctgaccctgtgatccacccgccttggcctcccaaagtgctgggattacaggcgtgagccactgcgcccagcgatgatttttaatttttttgcttgaTTACactagaacctccagtacaatgttgaatagaagtggcaagagtgggtATTCTTGCCTTCTTCCTAGTCTTGGAGGCAAACATGCAGTCTTTCATGATTAGGTATGATGTGAGACAGAATTAGGAGAAATCCAGGGGGCTCTGGAGGATCCAGGGATCAGATTGGAGGCAGATAGGGCAAAAACAGTTGGAAGGGGGTGGGAATCGGGTGTGGCTGTGGAGTAAGCTATTTAAGTCCGGATTCAGTCTCTGCTAGTTCTTATCACTGGACCTGAATACAGGAGCACATCTGGATTAGAAGATGTCAGACTCAGAGGATCTTCCCAAAGGCAAGCACCAGACGCATTCACGCAGGAAATGAACCATGTTCACTGAGAAGCTACTGGAAGATTTGAACATCTTTTTTAATGAGAACCTATACCCAAACCCCAGCCTTCAGTGGGCTTCGAAAATTGACATACATCCAACAGTACTGGAGGTCTGGTTCGAAAACCACAGAGCAAAACTTAAGAAAGCAAAATGCGAGCATATTCAGCAAAAACAAGAAACTCAACAACCATCAATACCAGAGGGTGAAGTCAAGACTAGTGCTGGCCTGAGAAATACAGACACGGTACTCAGATTCCCCAATGCTGTTCATCCTGTCGGCCTGGTGTATATGAATCTTTGGACACCCTCGTTCCAACTCATTCTGTACCCCAACCTTAAGGTCCCTACAAATGACTTCCCTGGCCAAAAAATAGTCCATTTTGGCTGCTGCCAAGATCCTAACATATACTGCCTCTAGCCCGTTTTGGAATCCCAAGTTTGTTCTCCAAGCTTCAATTCTAGTTCTTCTGCCTGTTCTCTCTACAAAGTTGAGAGAGatgctaaatacaaaaaaaaatattgtaaaaacaaaacaaaacacttgtgGTTTTTGTGGATACTCTTTATCAGGTTGAAGGTTGAAGAAGTTCCCTTCTAAGTTTGTTGAGAATTTGTATtatgaatttgtatttttctgtgtctattgagatgatcacatggctTTTGCCCTTTATTCTATTATGTTCATTTCCACGTGAATTTCATTTTCCTGAACTTTTACAAGGGAAATATAGATTTTATAACTTTATGACTAGAGCTCTCCTGTTGTTTTTGTGAAATGTCAAAAAATATGGTGGCTTAATTTCTGAGATCTCCAGACTCTGTTCCCCTCCCCTACTTTTTCTGGCCCtgttctttcttttgtctctATTGTCACTTTAGATTGATCAGCAAGTCTCCTCAGTGTGGATCTTTATCCTCAAAGGATGCTTTGGCTGGTTAGTTCTAAGAGCTTATATGACCCAGACTATTTTAGATCTCTTATATCTTATTGCAGACCATTGCTATGGAGGTTTACCTCTACAGTTTTAGTTCCTGTTCTCACTTTGGCTCTCTGAACTTTCAGTGAGTACCTTTTGGTTATTTTGTTGTTCCCAGGTCAGTGAGATGCCCTGTTGCTTCCCTAAGCATGTTTCTGTACAGATGCCAATACCATAGGTATTGTAGCTATCACTGGTCCATCCCTACTTGCTCATATATATCTTTTTACTCtccaaaacttattttttattactatacAAAATGTGCACTCTCCTCTCTTTTTGtgtctcccaccccaccccccagagAACAGTACCTGGTGTGCAGGGATGGAGTGACCAGGAGGCTTTTATCCTGCACCCTGCCCACAGGCTAAGCTCTGCCCCAGGTCTTTTCAGGCATTTAGATACACCCGTAGCCTGTCAGGCTGGGGCAAAGGTGTCCCAGCTCACATGTACTCCTTGGCAGAGTTGGACTTAGAGTAAGAGTGAGGTACACAGTACCCAGTTTTGCTCTTATTCCCAGAACAAGAGCAAGAGAATAGTACACCTCCTAGGGGGCTCAGAGAAGACTCTGCCCAGCCAATAAAGATAGCAGGACCAGACTCATACCTAATATTCAAGGGGATCAAGGGGTTGTAAAAGTCCGTGACAATCTGATGGCCATACCAGAAGAAAGCTACCAAGTCAGCAAGACCTGCCATGATGAAAATGACACCTCTAATCATGCctatactgctataaagaaatacccaagactaggtaatttataaaggagagaggtttaattgactcacagtttagcatgactgtggaggcctcaggaaacttacaatcatggtggaaggggaagcaaagaccttcttcacatggcggcaggagacaGGAAGCATGTGAGAGAGCAGGAAAAACTACCATTTCTAAAAccatcagggccaggcacagtggcttatgcctgtaatcccagtactttgggaggctgaggtgggtggatcacctgagttcaggagttccagaccagcctggccaacatggtaaaaccccgtgtctactaaaaatacaaaaattagctgagtgtgatgggggatgcctgtaatcccagctacttgggaggcagaggcaggagaatcgcttgaacatgggagatggaggttgcagtgatctgagaccatgccattgcactccaacctgggcaacaagagcaaaactccatctcaaaaaacaaacaaacaaaaaaccatcagatcttgtgagaattcactcactatcatgagaagagtgtgggggaaactgcccccataatccagtcatttccctccctcaacatgtgaggattacaattcgagatgagatttgggtggggacacagagccaaaccatatcagctataCAGGCCTTCTTCACTTTGTCATTTCCCCCACAACACATGCACTTCATGCCCATCGTGGCCACACACATATGGTCAGGAAGCCCAGCACCAGGTATGCCACCATTAGGGCTCAAAGGTCCTGCATGGCTGCTGGCAGGGTGAGCACCAAGTCATACATTTCACAGCTCATCAAGCCCATGCTCTGCATGATGTAGTCCATCCACAGTCCCTTGTACATGGCCTGGGCTGTGATGATGCTGTTGCCCACACATGAGCTCATCTGCCACTGCGGGATGGCGGTGCAGGCCACAAGGCCCACCCAGCCTAGCAGAGCCATGGAAAAGTTCAGCAACTGCAGGCCCAAATTGGCCATTTCCACTCTCAGAGAGAAACTGGGGGTGCTGGGCAGGCAACCCtacagtaaaacaaataaaactttggGGCATCCCCACGAAAGACATCTTGGGGTAGAGTTTTTAAGTCatccaaagagacaaagaagtttTTGGCTGGGTGACCGCAAATCTTGTCACCCGAAGTACACACAAATTGACCCCTCTGGTGAAGTGATAGTCTCACAGCACAGGGAACAGGCCCATATTTTGTGTTTTGAGGAAAACAATTTATTGTCTAGCTTCGTTGTACAAATAACTGTTACTTTAAAAGAAAGCTAACAGCTGGATAAGTTGAACATGAAAATGGGAAACCAAAGAACAAAAGTGAGGTATGGCAACCCCTGGGACTATTATAGGTGTGTGTCGGGGGAGGGGGAATCACCTTTGTTAGATCACATCTTTGCACCAGGTGGCAGAAATAattgggaatggaaaggagtaaacaaacaacaacaacaacaacaacaacaacaaaaaaggtgaCACTTCACCTCTATTACTTCAACTACTACTTTAACTTactaatttgtgttttctaaatttaataaaaaattgcaTTACATTAGAGAACCTGGAATCATATTGCATGCAGGTAGTTATGGGTGGGGAAGAAAGGAGATTAATGAACTGATGCACTGGTGTTGCAAGAGATGTAATTTGAGTCCTTCAAAGAAAATGCTTGACGTTTTTATCATGGTGAGATAATGAGACCTGTTATTATAGTAGATTCTCTGTTCAAGGAGGGAGACCTTGA
This region includes:
- the LOC100986656 gene encoding divergent paired-related homeobox-like; the encoded protein is MFTEKLLEDLNIFFNENLYPNPSLQWASKIDIHPTVLEVWFENHRAKLKKAKCEHIQQKQETQQPSIPEGEVKTSAGLRNTDTVLRFPNAVHPVGLVYMNLWTPSFQLILYPNLKVPTNDFPGQKIVHFGCCQDPNIYCL